The Argopecten irradians isolate NY chromosome 6, Ai_NY, whole genome shotgun sequence genome has a window encoding:
- the LOC138325330 gene encoding large ribosomal subunit protein uL13m-like: protein MANNRVIQWNTFARIWWLYDANHQCVIQSARKVAQYLQSHHKPIYHPLSDIGDHVVVINTKHIAMRHDAWRKYRYHHHTGYPKGHSMTAAWRLHDLDPTRIFQLMVKSNIKGNLLRPNMMMRLHLFPEEEVPEDILTNVCDQIKQVQVIPKKLDQYTEEEINNFPKLFDWPEDYNLDHLKGKQIKLIKEDSGK, encoded by the exons ATGGCAAATAACAGAGTAATT caaTGGAACACATTTGCTAGAATATGGTGGTTATATGATGCCAATCACCAGTGTGTTATCCAGTCTGCTAGAAAGGTAGCACAATACCTTCAGAGTCACCATAAACCCATCTACCATCCTCTCA GTGATATTGGAGACCATGTTGTAGTGATCAATACAAAACACATTGCAATGAGACACGATGCTTGGAGGAAATACAGATATCATCATCACACAGG ATACCCTAAGGGGCATTCTATGACAGCGGCCTGGCGACTTCATGATCTGGATCCAACACGG ATATTTCAATTGATGGTGAAGAGCAACATTAAAGGGAACCTTCTCCGCCCAAACATGATGATGAGACTTCATCTTTTTCCAGAGGag GAAGTTCCAGAAGATATACTCACCAATGTGTGTGACCAAATCAAACAAGTACAGGTCATACCAAAGAAACTAGATCAGTATACAGAAGAGGAGATCAACAATTTCCCCAAACTCTTTGACTG GCCAGAGGATTATAACCTTGATCATTTAAAGGGAAAACAGATCAAACTGATAAAAGAGGACAGTGGAAAGTGA